The genome window GTAACACAATACCACTAGCTGTATCTGTTTActgctgtatttgtatttatgtcTATACCACTGTGCCCTGGAAACActagaaaatgctgaaaaatggaaaaagaagtcATTGTTTATTCACAAAACATtacaacaaatagcaatttgaacataactttattcaactcttGAACCTGAGGCCACTggacctttctggcaagctctCTATCTTCTATTTTATATGACTGAGTAAGTAaactatgtttcaaaacacCAGTGGCTTTCCCAAATCAGGCACCTGTTTATAGTGTACATCAGTAGCCATGTAATAAAGCAATAAGCTTTTATCATAGCTGAAGGCATTGTTTAGCAGAATTTCACTGGACTCTATGAGAATCCACTAAAACGCAGTGCTGCTACGAGTGAAAATGGGAAcctttaagcagcatttcatGATAATGTCTGTATGGTTTTTCAGGAAAATTTTCACTTAACAACAACAAAGTTTGATTATTTAAGAAGAATGACAGTAAATGACAGAATAACAGAAGAAACGCAATAAATATGTACAAgttaatagtttttaaaattaattaatgattatatttagagagagattagagagctttattgtcattctatCCATATACAAGTATACAATAGAATGAAATGGAGTTCTCCAAGGTATTTATAGAAGTGATTATAGAAATGATTATAGAACTTCCTTGACAACGTGCGGTGCCATATAAGAAAAAGTATCAGTGCAAAATGGACAACAAAATACAAGACAATAACTAGACACCAAGCAAGAATCTGTACAATGaggaaaatacaataaatacaacatgtgaacatacagtatgtatagcACTCAGCAGCACAGTGAGTGgatttggtgtgtgatgagtaaaGCCTTATCACCACAGCAGCATATAAATCCCTGGTTGACTATCTTGACTATTGTGCAATACGTCTGTGTAATACTGGTGTAAGTGGACAGTGCGTAAAGACaaggcttgtgcaatataataatattgtccCTATATGCTGTTACGTTGTCATGAGCATGCAGCCTTGGGCTGTGCAGGTGCTGGGTGTGATGGTGCTAGAGGTGTTGCATCCGATCCAGTCTGTGGTCATTCATTCAGAAAATCCAGGATCTAATTGTGACCAGTTTTTGCGGGATTATTGTATTGAATACTGATCTGAAGTCAGTGAACAGCATTCAAAATTCCCTTCTTGTCAAGTTGAGCCAGGGCTAGATATCGCATAGGTGTAGGGTTGTAGATGGATAGGTTTATAGGTGGATAGGTTTTAGTGATATGCAAACTGGTAAGGGTTAGCATCCAAATATCCCATATGCCCATaaaccctccagatctgtgcCTTTACCAAAGAGAAaaactattaacaaaaggcttgactataCAGACTTTCTGCCTAGATTAAAGACAGTGTCtgtgtcccaaacactaattggaaggcagTTCCACAACTATGGGGCTTTTTAAGAAAAACCTCCACCTTCTTCATTATTCAGTGCTTAATAAAGAGCTTAACAATAAAGAGCTTGTTTTTAATCGAAGCAGGCAtcacggatcataaaagacgaAAGGTTCACTCAGGTCCTGCAGTGCATTTATATAGGTCTTCGGTAGTTGTTATGACCCTGCGATAAGTCCAGCGAAGAGTCAGGGTCAGTAACTTGTGACTAACCCTATAGTGAGCGGGTGGATGAGCCAGCTAGGCTGATTAATACCAACAGAGGGAAAACATAAGTCCACAACCACCTGGTTAGTATACAGAGTTTACTGTGCTTTCTTGTTCACCAGTgctttacatttaaacacacattagCATGCCAGACATaagataaatatttacaaagtgtTTACACGGAGTGTTAATaataaggaaaagaaaaaggagctGGACTATGGCGGTGCTAAAGGAAAGAACATAATGTAACCAAAAACAAACTTCCCTATTCTCAAATTTACACGCATTCAcctagaaacaaaacaaaccaaagatGTCTACCTACACTAGGCTTTCCtcactaaatataaatacatggGTTGGCACTTGCTGCTTTCCTAATGTGTTTTCCTAATGTGTCCGAGCCCtgttaaacaaaagaaaaacagacagcatACATAGGCTGGGTCTTGTGGGAGGAAtcacaaacaaatcaaacaaatcaaacaaatcagGACACGACTCAGTAAGTCAACTACAGACAACACAAATGTTCACAACTTCTGTGTTTATCATGCTCTCAGCTCTTTCGTCTCTCTCTACTCTCCTCTTCCGGTTCCAGTTCCAGAGCAGCTTTTATGGATTGTACTTCCTCCTCTTCATGGCCTGGATTGGTTGAGGCAGTGAATGATGGCAACGTGCTCCAATGAGCAACCTGCAATGTTTAAGAGAATTACAACACacaaatactgattaaaatgaCGTGCTGTTGCACGTaacagtagtattttataatcagtgcaaaattatattttatattaattatatactgGGAGCCAATGTAGTTTGGATAAGATATAGATGATGTGTGTAAATCTGGGTTTAGTAAGAGCTCTGGCTGCTCCATATACAAATCGAGTTCTGCATGCTTGGTTGAAGGCTTGTTGGTTGGCATGGGCTCATCACATAGGGAAGATCCTGGGATCCAGGACTCTCCATTTGTGCTGCCTTCTCAGTGATATTGGTGTAGGGTGTGGAGAAGGGTGTCTCCCTTCCACTGGGACTGGGGAGATGGCACTTGACCTTGGCTAGGCTGGCCTCTGATCACTCAGGGCCCACAGTGAGCTGCACTGGTCTGGTCTCTTTGTTAGTAGAGTCCAAGCAATGCACCagtcattttgcatttttcttcaatgaATAATTAACATAATGTTGACAAAAGATTTTAGAGACACGTCTGGGTGACCTGCTGCATAACGTGTTATCTGCAGTTGACAGAGGGAGACGTTGTTCACCATTTTGGATGCATCTGTATCTAGCCACTGCTACCATGAGTTGTATTTACAGAAAAGCCCCAACGGCAAATAGAAATTTTTAAGTTGACTGGGGTCTCACAGTCATGCTGAGGTTGAATGTTCTTCTGGTTTGGAGTAATCTCAACTCCAGCATGCAATGATTTGATAATATTTTTTACAAGGATTGCAGCCCTGCATTTTTCTTATAATGTAGGACCAGAAGACTGGAAAGCTTCTATAGGTTTCCTTCATCTTGTGTGGCACCTACTGACATGACTGAAGTGGGTGATTTCCCACTTCACTTCCTTCCATGCAGTTACTTACTTACCTGGGCTGATCAGTCTGTTTGCAGAGTCATTTTCAAGGCAGGGACTTGCTTCAGGTAAGGGAGAATGCCCCAGTCATCATTTGGATAGGCAAAGTCTGGCTTCATTAGTTCTGTTTACCAGCATATACAGACTGCTGTCTTCATGTCAAATCCATGCTGGTGACCCTGAGCCTCACAAACATATAGAGCATGATTCATGCCACTCTTTTTCATCTCATCTTCCAAATGCTACACAAAATTCATAGCTGTAACCAGCCTCTCCTTTTGGTGCCCATATGGTACAGATAGTAATTTCCATAGCTGATATCTCTTCACAGAGAATTCTTGTAACAGATTACACTCAGGAAGGAGACCTTGTCAAATTACACCTCGGCAAACTGAGTGTATAGTACACATCCAAATCACCTTCAACTATGGCAATGGCTGTTTAGTCAGAACATGGACTAAGGACTACAGGACGTGATTCCGCATACAGCAGCTTTGTGAATGCAGGCTATATACAGTTGCCATTGGCTCGTGTGCAGCTAATCAGCTAAACACAGTAATTTGTGATACTAGACACTCTCTCTTATGCCTCACCTGTAATTTACTAAATTTGACTACTTATATCCATGACATTCATCAGACCAGTTATATATTtgcttaattcaattcaattcaattcaattttatttgtatagcgcttttaacaatggacattgtcacaaagcagctttacagaaataaatggattcacaaaaatatattgtaaatatttaaatttatcactgtgaatttatccctaatgagcaagccagtggcgacggtggcaaggaaaaactccccgagatgataatGACAGAAAGAAGGTGACTCCTCTGTTGAAACTGGATTTCTCAGTGTTTGGTACAGAACCTGTCTACCAGCTGACCAGATGTTAATGGCTCAGTGTCTTGTTTCTTTAGCTAGAGTTGAAGATTGCTGAATAGTATTTGATGATGATTCTGCTCTTTATTACAGTTCTCATGATTAAGTGTGGTCACACAGTAAGTTTGGTGTGCTACCTGAGCCTGCCTTACCTTAGCTCTAGGTGCTCTTGGTAGTCAGTAAGAATAAGATACAATGCTATGCTTTTGTGAATAACAGATTACTGAGTCTTTAGAAACTGGAAAAAGATTAGTAGACAGCTGTTAGAACACAATATTACTGGCTGTGATATATAACATGACTACTTGGCTTAGCACCATCTGTGGTCATCAAGAATCCACTGAACCAGAGTTATATACATTAATAGTGTTTTGTGGTGTTTGTAATTTTGCTGCTGCtgataataacaacaacaataataataataataataataataataatatttgctttacccccaattttttttaatcactccaTTACATTGGGTTAGTTCCCAGCAATAGTTGTATAATTTTGTTGCATTTCATATTGAgtttctgatattttttctttgactTCTCCAGAAATAATTGAAGCTCGGTTCCAAATCTTCTCCTGCTCCTTGTGCACACTTTCCTATACATCTCAAATTTACctcaacaaacacataaagaGATGCCACTACGAGGAGTATGTGAGACTGCAGAAATCAGGAGAGTTTAAATATGAGATTCAGATACCTACAAAAGGTTCCAGTTGTCAGCAAACATCATCTGGTACTCTCAGTTCAGACACGTCTCCCAGAGAAATGCAGAAGGAAGTTCACCACTGCTCAGACTGTGGAAAGAGCTTTGCTGATCAGAGTGCTCTACAGCGACACCAGCACAATCCCACAgcagagaagccgtatcactgctcacagtgtggaaagcGTTTTATTAGAATGGGTTATCTTCTACGACACCAGCGCGATCACaaaggagagaagccgtatcaatGCTCACATTGTGGAAAGTGTTTTAACAGAACGTGTTATCTTAAACGACACctgcgcattcacacaggagagaagccgtatcactgcttacagtgtgggaagagttttaatcaaAACGTTGTTCTTCTacaacaccagcgcattcacacaggagagaaaccatATCACTGCTCAGAGTGTGGAAAGAATTTCTCTCAAAACGGTGCTCTTAAAAGACACCAGCGTATTCACACAGGCGAGAAGCCATATCTATGcgcacagtgtgggaagagttttactacATGGAGCAATCTCCAAACACATCAGTGCACTCACAGAATAGaaaagccgtatcactgctcacagtgtggaaagagttttaagCGAAAGGCTGATCTTCAGacacaccagcgcattcacactggAGTGAAACCATATttctgctcacagtgtggaaagaatTTTACTCTGCAGCGAAGTCTTCAACTACACCTGCGCaatcacacaggagagaagccgtatcactgctcagagtgtggaaagagtttcaATCAAAAGATTGATCTTGTACGACACCAGAGCATTCACACAGGTGAGAAGCCGTATCATTGCttacagtgtggaaagagttttattcaGCAGCGTGGTCTTCAACGACACCAGAGCATTCACGTTAGaaaagccgtatcactgctcacagtagGGAAAGAGTTTTAATGGCCTGAGTATTTTCCGAAGACATCAGAGCATTCACACAGTAAAGAAGCCTGCTCATAGTATCATTGTTCACAGTGTGGAAACCCAGCTTGTGCAATTTAATGCTTTAATCTTCACATTATTACACTATCACAACATCCAGCAACATTTACTTcgattatattaccagaccttcCAGCGTTTACGCTTAAGAGCTTCACAATTTAGCATTAGCATACACTAGTTCAAGTTATCACTGAAAAATATGCCAAAACGGCAATTTTATTCTCCCTAAAACAAGATATGAGCCACTTGACATGTATGTCAAATGATTTATGCagatgttttgaactctccagtATTATCTGACACCACCTCTCAGCTGGACTTGTGGGGCAACTTCACTTTCTGCAAAGAATGGGGAATggtttgagttcattaatatggCATAGACTTGGTTCAAAAACACTTCTACCTCTGAGACACTTTTAGTCATTCACTCAtcatttcagctctgtgagcttcaccttttatggagttttgtgacCTGCAAGTGCACTAACACTGAGCCATTATACAAAGTGAATTTGTCAAAGTAAGTATGATTATTGTGTTGGCTTAAAATGATGTATGTAGatgtttctttttaattgtttttattatttttattattttttttattctttcggTCATTCACAGCAAGCTACTGTAAGCTCAGATGCATTCTGTTTGCTTTGACTATTTTGAAATGTCTCTAGAACTTGACTGGAGTCTACCTGTGGCAGATTCAATTGATTGAacatgatttagaaaggcacacacctgcgTTTATAAGGtcccacaattcacagtgcatgtcagaCAAAAGTAGGCATGGTTAATATCATCcctactgtgaagcatggtggtggcagcctCATGGTGGAGTGCATACAACCTCAGACTGGGGTGGACGTTTAACTTTCAGCATcacaacgacccaaagcatacagccAAGACAATGCTGGAGTGGCTTCAGGGAAaagtctctgaatgtccttgagtggcccagccaaagcccagacttgaaCCCCATAAAACATCTGTGGAGAGACATGAAGATTGCAGTCCACAGATGTTCCCTATCCAGGCTGATTAAGCTTGAGAGAATCTACCAGGAATAATTAGAGAAACTGCCCAAATCCAGTTGTGCAAAGTAGCTGTAATAGCTGTCAAAGCTGTAATTGTGGTTTATTGTGTGTAGCTTGATGGCCAAAAAGTAATGTGTGTTAAAACTCAAGTGGGCTAAAAACTTTTCGAAGCCACTGTATATTGAAATTCTGTGGAAGGCAGAGCATTTTTTGTTCACAGAGTGATTTAGTattcttattttaatgtttGCTTTTGAACTTAAGTatccataaaataaaatgcataaattctTTGCATTCATAAATTTCTAATTCAACATTATTGTCACTGTAGTAACAAGTGCAGCATAAGAATAAAGCAGAGGTGGTGGGATACCATGACTTGTTTTAGCTCATACAAGAAATGCCTATACCATATAAGGTCATTTACTCAAGTTTACACTAGCCAACATTTTGATGTTGTTTTGATTGCAAACAGAGTAATAAAAGTTTCTTTTTATAtgattgtattgtattgtattttatatgatTGTATGTCTTAATGAAAGTTTGGGAAGTAATTTGGAGTAGTAAATTGTCTTTGTCCTTATTTGTTCCAGTGGTTATACAGGGCTAACATGATGCAtaaatatagataaatatatgCAGTACTTTCTGAACGTATTGGAACAGCAaaaccttttgtttttgctatacactgaagacatttgggtttgagatcaaaagatgaatattggACGATAgaccagaatttcagctttcatttcctgatatttacatctagacgtgttaaacaacttagaacatggcacctacacacacacacacacacacacacacacacacacacacacacacacacactgatcagccataacattaaaatcacctgcctaatattgtgtagttccCCTTGtgtcaccaaaacagctctgacccgtcgaggcatggactcagGCAAGacaaggggaacctacacaatattaggcgggtggatttaatgttatggctgatcggtgtgtgtgtgtgtgtgtgtgtgtgtttatatcctaactggaaggctgttccataactgtggggctttgtaatagaaagctctgccccctgctgtagccttcactattcgaggtaccaacaaataacCTGCAcctttgatcgaagtaggcgtggcagatCATAGAAGACTagaagttcactcaggtactgtggcgcgagaccatttagtgctttataggtcagtagtagtattttataatcaatacgaaatctgaatgggagccaatgcagtgtggataagataggggtgatgtggtcatatcttctgattctagtaagaactctcgctgctgcattctggactaactggagcttgtttatgctcctactggaacatccaggcagtaaggcattacaataatccaacctagaggtaacaaaagcatgaactaatttttctgcatcgtgtagtgacaatatatttcttattttagcaatatttctgagatgaaagaaagcaatcctagtaatattatctacatgagcttcaaaagaaagactagagtcgataatcacaccaaggtcttttactgctgcacatgatgaaacagaaggccatccagagttattatgtaatcagaaagcttacttctaactgcatgtggtcctagtacaagtacttctgtcttgtcagaattaagtaagagaaagttaataagcatccagtttctaatgtcttttacacattcctcaactttattaagctggtgtctgtcatctggctttgctgaaacatacaactgtgtgtcatcagcgtaacagtggaagctaataccatgtttacggataattttacccagaggtagcatatataaagaaaagagcagtgggcctaaaacggagccttgtggaacaccaaactttaccttagcatgagaagagaagtcaccgtttacatttacaaactgataacgatcagtcaaataagacctgagccaggaaagggctgttcccttaatgcctactacattttccagtctattgaggagaatagcatgatcaatggtatcaaaagctgcactaaggtcaagcagcaccagcaaggagacacaaccctgatcagaggccagtagtaagtcatttaccactttaaccagcgctgtctctgtgctatgatgaggcctaaatcctgactgatacatttcatgaatgttattcctatgtaagtatgagcatagctgctgtgctacaaccttttctaggaccttggaaataaaggggaggtttgatattggtctatagttagacagctgacagggtcaaggtcaggtttttttaatcaagggcttgataactgctagtttaaatgatttaggtacatagccaatgctaagggaagaattgattatctttaaaagaggtttgattgtttcaggaattatctgtttgaggaaacaaataggtaagggatctaatatacaggttgatgattttgatgatgaaattagtgaaatcagttcagtctcttcaaggggactaaagcgttgtaattgttgatctgatattattatattatcatctacagggttagttataaaactgtctggttttaaattaatagtctgaatttctagcctgatattttcagttttgtggttgaaaaaattcatgaagtcatcgctgctatataatgattgtgtgcgtgtttctattgtggtcttattcctagttaattttgctacagtattaaataagaatctaggattatttctgttatcttcaattagggtggagagatacactgatctagcagcactaagagctttcttatagctcaaaaggctctccttccatgctgtttgaaatactaccgatttagtatgatgccatttacgttctagttttcgagtggtctgttttaaagttcgtgtgtgatcgctataccagggtgctagctttttctccctaattattttttgtttaagtggagctaccttatctagcgagttgcagaacgttgactctaagcattcagtccCCTGATCAagttaatttaattcaattcaattttatttgtatagcggtttta of Pangasianodon hypophthalmus isolate fPanHyp1 chromosome 30, fPanHyp1.pri, whole genome shotgun sequence contains these proteins:
- the LOC117595718 gene encoding histone-lysine N-methyltransferase PRDM9, which codes for MSSAGDRQHSSRKSSAPDSARSQLSEAMKTETNGGKEGSVMKEETLELSISNHGNGLTSTPEFISIKEEEADDKDFLYCEVCQSFFFKKCEVHGPALFIPDTAVPMGVTDRARQTLPPGLEIQKSSIPDAGLGVFNKGETVPVGAHFGPYQGELVDREEAMNSGYSWVIHMSRQCEKYIDAKREMHANWMRYVNCACNDGEQNLMAYQYRGEILYRCCRPINPGQELLVWYEEKYARDLGPTFDQLWNKKCSANEIIEARFQIFSCSLCTLSYTSQIYLNKHIKRCHYEEYVRLQKSGEFKYEIQIPTKGSSCQQTSSGTLSSDTSPREMQKEVHHCSDCGKSFADQSALQRHQHNPTAEKPYHCSQCGKRFIRMGYLLRHQRDHKGEKPYQCSHCGKCFNRTCYLKRHLRIHTGEKPYHCLQCGKSFNQNVVLLQHQRIHTGEKPYHCSECGKNFSQNGALKRHQRIHTGEKPYLCAQCGKSFTTWSNLQTHQCTHRIEKPYHCSQCGKSFKRKADLQTHQRIHTGVKPYFCSQCGKNFTLQRSLQLHLRNHTGEKPYHCSECGKSFNQKIDLVRHQSIHTGEKPYHCLQCGKSFIQQRGLQRHQSIHVRKAVSLLTVGKEF